From Tripterygium wilfordii isolate XIE 37 chromosome 13, ASM1340144v1, whole genome shotgun sequence, the proteins below share one genomic window:
- the LOC120013278 gene encoding magnesium-chelatase subunit ChlH, chloroplastic has product MASLVSSAFTLSCSKTDQLSSISQKHHFLHSFLPKKSTQSNCKHYFRVKCAAIGNGLFTQTSQEVRRIVPEKRPDLPTVKIVYVVLEAQYQSSLTEAVQSLNRNPKFASFEVVGYLVEELRDESTYKTFCKDVEDANIFIGSLIFVEELALKVKAAVEKERDRLDAVLVFPSMPEVMRLNKLGSFSMSQLGQSKSPFFQLFKRKKQGAGFADSMLKLVRTLPKVLKYLPSDKAQDARLYILSLQFWLGGSPDNLQNFLKMVSGSYVPALKGVKIEYKDPVLYLDSGIWHPLAPCMYDDVKEYLNWYGTRRDANEKLKGPDAPVVGLVLQRSHIVTGDESHYVAVIMELEAKGAKVIPIFAGGLDFSGPVERYLVDPITKKPFVHSVVSLTGFALVGGPARQDHPRAIEALKKLDVPYIVALPLVFQTTEEWLNSTLGLHPIQVALQVALPELDGGMEPIVFAGRDPRTGKSHALHKRVEQLCTRAIRWGELRRKSKTEKKLAITVFSFPPDKGNVGTAAYLNVFSSIYSVLKELKRDGYNVEGLPETSEELIEEVIHDKEAQFSSPNLNVVYKMGVREYQKLTPYATALEENWGKPPGNLNSDGENLLVYGKQYGNVFIGVQPTFGYEGDPMRLLFSKSASPHHGFAAYYSFVEKIFKADAVLHFGTHGSLEFMPGKQVGMSDVCYPDSLIGNIPNVYYYAANNPSEATIAKRRSYANTISYLTPPAENAGLYKGLKQLSELISSYQSLKDTGRGQQIVSSIVSTAKQCNLDKDVDLPDEGVEIPAKDRDLIVGKVYSKIMEIESRLLPCGLHVIGEPPSAMEAVATLVNIAALDRPEEGISSLPSILAGTVGRDIEDVYRGNDRGVLKDVELLRQITEASRGSISAFVERTTNKKGQVVDVANKLSTILGFGINEPWVQYLSNTKFYRADRDKLRTVFTFLGECLKLVVADNELGSLKQALEGKYVEPGPGGDPIRNPKVLPTGKNIHALDPQSIPTTAAMQSAMIVVDRLIERQKADNGGNYPETIALVLWGTDNIKTYGESLAQVMWMIGVRPVADSLGRVNRVEIVSLEELGRPRIDVVVNCSGVFRDLFINQMNLLDRAVKMVAELEEPEDQNYVRKHALEQAKTLGIDVREAATRIFSNASGSYSSNVNLAVENSSWNDEKQLQDMYLSRKSFAFDSDAPGAGMMEKRKVFEMALSTAEATFQNLDSSEISLTDVSHYFDSDPTNLVQNLRKDGKKPNAYIADTTTANAQVRTLSETVRLDARTKLLNPKWYEGMLSTGYEGVREIEKRLTNTVGWSATSGQVDNWVYEEANSTFIKDEEMLNKLMSTNPNSFRKLLQTFLEANGRGYWDTSEQNIERLRQLYSEVEDKIEGIDR; this is encoded by the exons CCGGACCTCCCTACTGTTAAGATTGTCTACGTGGTTCTTGAAGCTCAGTACCAGTCCTCTCTCACTGAAGCAGTCCAGTCTCTCAACAGGAACCCCAAATTTGCATCATTTGAGGTTGTTGGCTATTTAGTCGAGGAGCTTCGAGATGAATCAACATACAAAACTTTCTGCAAGGATGTCGAGGATGCAAATATCTTTATTGGGTCGTTGATTTTTGTTGAGGAGCTTGCATTGAAAGTGAAGGCAGCAGTAGAGAAAGAAAGGGACAGGCTTGATGCAGTTCTGGTGTTCCCTTCAATGCCTGAGGTGATGAGACTTAACAAATTGGGCTCTTTTAGTATGTCACAGCTAGGCCAATCAAAGAGTCCATTCTTTCAGTTGTTTAAGAGGAAGAAGCAAGGTGCAGGTTTTGCTGACAGTATGTTGAAGCTTGTGAGGACATTGCCTAAGGTTCTCAAGTACTTGCCTAGTGATAAGGCTCAAGATGCTAGACTTTACATATTGAGTTTGCAGTTCTGGCTTGGTGGGTCACCTGATAACTTGCAGAATTTCTTGAAAATGGTATCTGGGTCTTATGTGCCTGCTTTGAAGGGGGTCAAAATTGAGTACAAGGATCCAGTTTTGTACTTGGATAGTGGAATCTGGCACCCTTTGGCTCCTTGTATGTATGATGATGTGAAGGAGTACCTCAATTGGTATGGGACCAGGAGAGATGCCAATGAAAAGCTTAAAGGGCCCGATGCACCTGTGGTTGGGCTGGTTTTGCAGAGGAGTCATATAGTTACTGGTGATGAGAGTCACTATGTAGCTGTTATAATGGAATTAGAGGCAAAAGGGGCTAAAGTGATTCCAATTTTTGCTGGTGGGCTTGACTTTTCAGGGCCAGTTGAGAGGTATCTGGTAGACCCTATTACCAAGAAACCTTTTGTTCATTCAGTGGTGTCCTTGACAGGTTTTGCTCTTGTTGGGGGGCCAGCAAGGCAGGACCATCCACGGGCCATTGAGGCACTGAAGAAGCTTGATGTTCCTTACATTGTTGCACTACCTTTGGTGTTTCAAACCACTGAGGAGTGGTTAAATAGCACTCTGGGACTGCATCCAATTCAGGTGGCATTGCAAGTTGCTCTTCCAGAGCTGGATGGTGGTATGGAGCCAATCGTTTTTGCTGGCCGCGACCCAAGAACGG GGAAATCACATGCTCTACACAAGAGGGTGGAGCAGCTTTGCACTAGGGCCATCAGATGGGGTGAACTGAGAAGAAAATCCAAG ACAGAGAAGAAGTTGGCTATCACTGTCTTCAGTTTTCCTCCGGACAAAGGAAATGTCGGAACAGCCGCCTACCTGAATGTCTTCTCGTCTATTTACTCAGTTCTAAAAGAACTTAAAAGAGATGGCTATAACGTTGAAGGTCTTCCAGAGACTTCAGAAGAGTTAATTGAAGAGGTTATTCATGATAAAGAAGCTCAATTCAGCAGTCCAAATCTGAATGTTGTATACAAGATGGGTGTGCGAGAATACCAAAAACTGACTCCATATGCTACTGCATTGGAAGAAAACTGGGGAAAACCTCCTGGTAATTTGAATTCCGATGGAGAAAATCTGTTGGTTTATGGAAAACAGTATGGTAATGTCTTCATTGGTGTCCAACCAACTTTTGGTTACGAGGGCGACCCTATGCGGCTACTTTTCTCCAAATCAGCAAGTCCACATCATGGGTTTGCAGCTTATTACTCCTTTGTTGAGAAAATATTCAAAGCCGATGCAGTGCTTCATTTTGGCACTCATGGTTCTCTTGAATTCATGCCTGGAAAACAGGTGGGGATGAGTGATGTTTGTTACCCTGATAGTCTCATTGGGAATATCCCAAATGTATATTACTATGCAGCTAATAATCCTTCAGAAGCTACCATAGCCAAGCGTCGGAGTTATGCCAATACGATCAGCTATTTGACCCCGCCTGCTGAAAATGCTGGTCTTTACAAGGGCCTTAAGCAGTTGAGTGAGCTCATATCCTCTTACCAGTCCCTCAAAGACACAGGGCGTGGGCAACAGATTGTGAGCTCCATTGTCAGCACTGCAAAACAATGCAATCTTGACAAGGATGTTGACCTTCCTGATGAGGGGGTAGAAATCCCTGCAAAAGACCGAGATCTCATTGTTGGAAAGGTGTACTCAAAGATTATGGAGATTGAATCCCGACTTTTACCTTGCGGGCTTCATGTCATTGGTGAGCCTCCATCAGCAATGGAAGCAGTTGCAACCCTAGTCAACATTGCTGCATTGGATCGTCCGGAGGAAGGGATATCCTCTCTCCCATCTATACTAGCTGGGACAGTTGGTAGAGACATAGAAGATGTTTATAGAGGGAATGATAGAGGAGTCCTAAAAGATGTAGAGCTTCTTCGTCAAATAACTGAGGCATCACGTGGTTCAATCTCTGCCTTTGTGGAGCGAACAACTAATAAAAAGGGCCAAGTTGTTGATGTGGCTAATAAGCTTAGCACAATTCTTGGGTTTGGCATAAACGAACCTTGGGTGCAGTACTTGTCAAACACAAAGTTCTACCGGGCAGACCGGGATAAGCTGAGAACGGTATTCACGTTCCTTGGGGAATGTTTAAAGCTTGTGGTTGCTGACAATGAGTTGGGAAGTCTGAAACAAGCATTGGAAGGAAAGTATGTGGAACCAGGGCCCGGTGGCGACCCAATCAGAAATCCAAAAGTGTTGCCAACTGGAAAGAACATTCATGCACTGGATCCACAATCTATACCCACAACAGCGGCAATGCAGAGTGCAATGATTGTGGTTGACAGGTTGATTGAGAGACAAAAGGCTGACAATGGAGGAAATTATCCTGAGACAATTGCTCTTGTTCTTTGGGGAACTGATAACATCAAGACCTATGGTGAGTCCCTAGCTCAGGTCATGTGGATGATTGGTGTGAGGCCAGTTGCTGATTCCCTTGGTCGAGTAAATCGCGTGGAGATAGTTAGTCTTGAAGAGCTTGGAAGGCCTAGGATTGATGTTGTTGTCAATTGCTCTGGAGTGTTCAGAGACCTCTTCATCAATCAG ATGAACCTCCTTGACCGTGCGGTAAAGATGGTTGCTGAGCTTGAGGAGCCAGAAGACCAGAATTATGTGAGGAAGCATGCATTGGAACAAGCCAAGACCCTTGGCATTGATGTTCGAGAAGCTGCAACTCGGATATTCTCCAATGCCTCAGGCTCATATTCCTCGAACGTAAACCTTGCTGTAGAAAATTCCTCGTGGAATGATGAGAAACAGCTTCAAGACATGTATTTGAGCAGGAAATCCTTCGCGTTTGATTCTGATGCCCCTGGTGCAGGCATGATGGAGAAACGAAAAGTTTTTGAGATGGCTCTAAGCACAGCTGAAGCTACTTTCCAAAACCTTGATTCCTCAGAAATCTCACTCACTGATGTGAGCCATTACTTTGATTCAGACCCAACAAATCTAGTCCAGAACTTACGGAAAGATGGAAAGAAGCCTAATGCATATATTGCTGACACTACCACAGCCAATGCCCAG GTACGTACACTTTCCGAAACTGTGAGGCTTGATGCCCGAACAAAGTTGTTGAACCCCAAATGGTATGAAGGAATGCTGTCTACGGGGTATGAGGGCGTCCGAGAAATTGAGAAACGGCTTACTAACACGGTTGGTTGGAGTGCAACATCAGGCCAAGTGGACAACTGGGTCTATGAAGAAGCTAACTCGACTTTCATCAAAGATGAAGAGATGCTGAACAAGCTTATGAGCACTAACCCCAACTCTTTCAGGAAGTTGCTGCAAACATTCCTGGAAGCCAATGGACGCGGATACTGGGATACTTCTGAGCAGAATATTGAGAGGTTAAGGCAGTTGTACTCTGAAGTTGAAGACAAGATTGAAGGGATTGATAGATGA